One window of the Vicinamibacterales bacterium genome contains the following:
- the galE gene encoding UDP-glucose 4-epimerase GalE, which produces MSRVVVTGGAGYIGSHAVRALVDAGHAVAVLDDLSAGHEQSIPAGVPLVRAAIHDVEAVRRLLVEHRADAVMHFAAWLAVGESVQKPIDYYRNNVVGTLGVLEAMRQAGVRRFVFSSTCAVYGEPSRVPIVETLETRPINAYGETKLAIERALPHLERAYGLKWMALRYFNAAGAHPDGSIGEDHADEIHLIPLAIRAATGGTPLKVFGEDYPTPDGTCQRDYIHVCDLAEAHLCALAALEAGASSSAYNIGTGTPQSVRAVIDTVSRVVGSAVAWEKAPRRPGDPAALYAASDRAQHELKWTPRFADLEVIVRHAWQWHSTHPRGYTVSSTR; this is translated from the coding sequence ATGTCTCGCGTAGTCGTCACCGGGGGCGCGGGGTACATCGGCAGCCACGCGGTCCGCGCCCTCGTGGACGCGGGCCATGCGGTCGCCGTGCTCGACGACCTGTCGGCCGGCCACGAACAGTCGATCCCCGCGGGCGTGCCCCTCGTGCGCGCCGCCATCCACGATGTCGAGGCCGTCCGCCGGCTGCTGGTGGAGCATCGCGCCGACGCGGTCATGCACTTCGCGGCCTGGCTCGCGGTCGGCGAGTCGGTGCAGAAGCCGATCGACTACTACCGGAACAACGTGGTCGGCACGCTGGGCGTGCTCGAGGCGATGCGCCAGGCGGGCGTGCGGCGGTTCGTGTTCTCGTCCACCTGCGCGGTCTACGGCGAGCCGTCACGCGTGCCGATTGTCGAAACCCTCGAGACGCGGCCGATCAACGCCTACGGCGAAACCAAGCTGGCGATCGAGCGCGCGCTGCCGCACCTCGAACGTGCCTATGGCCTCAAGTGGATGGCGCTGCGGTATTTCAACGCCGCCGGCGCGCATCCCGACGGCAGCATCGGCGAGGATCACGCGGACGAGATCCACCTGATCCCGCTGGCGATCCGCGCCGCCACCGGCGGCACGCCGCTGAAGGTGTTCGGCGAGGATTACCCGACGCCGGACGGCACCTGCCAGCGCGACTACATCCACGTCTGCGACCTGGCCGAGGCGCATTTGTGCGCGCTGGCCGCGCTCGAAGCCGGGGCCTCGTCATCCGCCTATAACATCGGCACCGGCACGCCGCAGTCGGTGCGCGCCGTGATCGACACGGTGAGCCGCGTCGTCGGGTCGGCGGTGGCCTGGGAGAAGGCGCCGCGGCGCCCGGGCGACCCGGCGGCGCTGTACGCCGCGAGCGACCGCGCCCAGCACGAGCTGAAATGGACGCCGCGCTTCGCCGACCTCGAGGTCATCGTCCGCCACGCATGGCAGTGGCATTCGACCCATCCAAGAGGGTATACGGTGTCTAGCACCCGCTGA